Part of the Halalkalibacter krulwichiae genome is shown below.
AACTTTGATCATATTAAAGCATATTGGATTAATATCGGAGTTCAATTAACCCAAATGGCACTTACATTTGGATCAAGTGATATACACGGTACTTTAATTGAGGAGCGTATCTCACACGCTGTCGGCGCCTTAACTTCTCAAGGAATTACACGTGAAGAACTTGTTTACTTAATTAAGAGTGCTGGCAAAATACCAGTAGAACGAGATACATTCTATAATACGATTAAAACATATTAATCACTCCGAGATGGTTCTTTAGTCCCGAAGAGCCATCTTCTTCTTTCCTCTTACCCTTACATAGTCATTTAGACCTCTTTTTATAAATTTACCCATCCAATTATTTTCTGATAATTCACTCCCTAATCTCTACCCATTCTTGACCATTTGACACCCTCTGACAAAAACCTATTTTCTCTCTAGTCATTTAGAAACCCGAAATAGTTAAAGGAAAATGAGTTGATCTAATCTTAACAGCTTGTCCTCTTCCAACTTACAATTAATTTGTAAGATTATCTTAAAGACTAAAGGGAGGAAGAAAAATGAAAATGATGGGGAAAAACGTCTTAACCGTTTCATTAGCAAGTGTACTTGCACTAGGTGCTCTATCAACAACTGCTTTACCAGTAGGTGCTGTTGGAAATGGCCCTAACTACAATGGAAACGAATCTATTCAAACTTCCATGTTAACTACATATGAGGAAATGGTTGATTATTTAAAAAAGCAAGAAGCCCGTCAAGAAGCAATGAAACTTGAAGTTATTGGACAAAGTGTGAAAGGCCGCGATCTATACGCTGCAAAATATATTTCTAACGAAGAAAATCCAACCATTGTGTTTGTAACACAACAGCATGGAAATGAACAATTAGCCACTGAAGGCGCACTAGAATTTATTAAACATTTAGGCACCGGCAAAACGAAGAATGTATTACAAAACGTCAACATCATCGTTGTTCCAATGTTAAACGCCGATGGTGCAATGGGCGATGTCGACTTTTCAACAAATGATTATGTTGCAGCTGGTGGCCGTCATTTAACTCGTACAAATGCAAACGATGTTGACCTAAACCGAGAACATGCTAAGGAAATAATAGACATGGAACCAGAAGCAAGAGCTTTCTATGAGAATATTTTAGAGAAATATAAAGTTGATTATTTAATTGATTTACACCATCAAGGAACACAAAGTGCCATTAACGATCAATATGTTTCGGGCTCAATCCTATATCCTACGAACCCAAATGTCGATCCTGCTGTAGTTGAAAAGTCTAGACAATTAGGGGCTGTTGTTTATCACCAGATTGAATCAAAAGGCTGGGGTCTTTTAG
Proteins encoded:
- a CDS encoding M14 family zinc carboxypeptidase: MGKNVLTVSLASVLALGALSTTALPVGAVGNGPNYNGNESIQTSMLTTYEEMVDYLKKQEARQEAMKLEVIGQSVKGRDLYAAKYISNEENPTIVFVTQQHGNEQLATEGALEFIKHLGTGKTKNVLQNVNIIVVPMLNADGAMGDVDFSTNDYVAAGGRHLTRTNANDVDLNREHAKEIIDMEPEARAFYENILEKYKVDYLIDLHHQGTQSAINDQYVSGSILYPTNPNVDPAVVEKSRQLGAVVYHQIESKGWGLLGKYNGGTGSNIGRNGIAERYNVATLLFEMRGMSDHFYEPYVLGQKSNGYLIRQSVETLDAAVKAIADGSIENVDTSFWDTLPFQRNKASEEEGE